The Cydia amplana chromosome 9, ilCydAmpl1.1, whole genome shotgun sequence genome includes a region encoding these proteins:
- the LOC134651184 gene encoding voltage-dependent T-type calcium channel subunit alpha-1G-like isoform X3 has protein sequence MLVILLNCVTLGMYQPCVDDQCVTNRCKILQVFDDIIFAFFTLEMTIKMVAMGVYGHGTYLADSWNRLDCFIVMAGVLEYALHVENINLSAIRTIRVLRPLRAINRIPSMRILVMLLLDTLPMLGNVLLLCFFVFFIFGIVGVQLWEGILRQRCEMVLPPGTLRPNISFYYEFSKELDYICTTPEDSGMHLCGDFPPYRYGPLVCNETAKPYPSRNEPTNVSCVNWNQYYTNCTQRGSNPFQGTISFDNIGLAWVAIFLVISLEGWTDIMYYVQDAHSFWDWIYFVLLIVIGSFFMINLCLVVIATQFSETKKREMERMRAERARFTSTSTLASSTNNSEPATCYAEIVKYVAHLWRRFKRRMAKKIRLYRYQRAQVQWRTSRETLQLPANKPKQHHPCCPRVHPQTGKEEGDEPLGRPSLLRVPSLSAADLENASNLSLLSPPSLARRRSSVMFSDTVLLHTPNSPHGGHPHNVCSSEKMTQTDSLCQRDWLKSHSEFDLPTGETAEERAAAVGTMSCQELLALSGALSAALPSGQVTLDSFFEELTKGISKRAGEDKDCKGHDIEDYSCCAELLAAEAAAKEARKGRFASACSMFWRKISKFFSFLRKHIKDVVNHKYFQQGILLAILINTLSMGIEYHNQPEELTVIVEISNVVFSAIFAVEMILKIIAEGPFKYISNGFNVFDGIIVILSGFELAQSYGNEKELAGNSGLSVLRTFRLLRILKLVRFMPNLRRQLFVMLRTMDNVAVFFSLLVLFIFIFSILGMNLFGCKFCEKDNEGDEECDRKNFDTLLWAFITVFQVLTQEDWNVVLFNGMEKTSHWAALYFVALMTFGNYVLFNLLVAILVEGFSSERNERREREQRELAKSKLSSECFSDNNENQYDESNSGSHSSDSFSQNEIKNYWKSADDVRKAKDDVNGHKDKTIRSRRKTTSSGHHPTLCKDCAQSNKCNLQKESKMLANNTGVDAPNLPMITHTAATPQDSPSTTLEPGASFRDFPVTLNLEKSSMLSSMESIDRTSCTSIPGLLKPPTLSGVNSYTLTLHSAASQLGAEKARLPPLTLSPHPARPLSVSSGSSTPTTTRSMPSPMMPEKNLQIVIPITKDDNCINASDKSSLLSSQKSVTLQSPPLTGEDKCRVQRGYSWRLSRPSLRKKTKHRTGSDSEAIILNNGRDHVACNGSGLRKNELLLSSSIIKNDTQSEMPNNRTKSQLPAPRVLPQTARKVSAHTAPLLPDESWKAPEAGFSSDSTVRLDTVKSPPHRLSLTNDYLTVTTVSEVKTSNLPPTPPQLQLTPKSPRHETPVPARPKNQSLPLVKQINEEVTINNNVSIITSRFDRQRYRFKDLFRFMEPTGCLKEKEDWALYIFPPGNKIRQLCTWMVTRGWFDNIVLLFIALNCITLAMERPNIPPDSKERAFLASANYVFTVVFAVEMFIKVVASGMFYGPDAYFTSGWNIMDGSLVIISIIDLLMSLVSESSPRIFGILRVFRLLRSLRPLRVINRAPGLKLVVQTLLSSLRPIGNIVLICCTFFIIFGILGVQLFKGAFFYCEGANIKNVKNKSDCLGIEGNVWVNRKYNFDDLGKALMSLFVLSSRDGWVNIMYTGLDAVGVDQQPIVNYSEWRLLYFIAFILLVGFFVLNMFVGVVVENFHRCREEQEKEERVRRAAKRQLQMEKKRRKMHQRPYYADYNQTRLFIHNVVTSKYFDLAIAGVIGLNVVTMAIEYYRMPPVLQYALKIFNYFFTAVFILEAIMKLVALGFKIYLKDKWNQLDVIIVILSIVGIVLEELETNIIPINPTIMRVMRVLRIARVLKLLKMAKGIRALLDTVMQALPQVGNLGLLFFLLFFIFAALGVELFGRLECSDEIPCQGLGEHAHFANFGMAFLTLFRVATGDNWNGIMKDTLREDCDSSVDCVRNCCVSTIIAPIFFVVFVLMAQFVLVNVVVAVLMKHLEESHKQMEDEIDMDVELERELEREIDDEEDRALCRALEQVAAPRPLSKVPSLPANFTYSEPKHPPTPSPARLARRRRTLHSHHALLPTSLPPRRASLSPHAFGRRRQDSTTEPPAALYEEDARFIDADDADELDPGSPPRRDSFAQNRRQRVDKRNSLRGEEARLLRPVLLAVPTARQSARPSGPKRRTSESSVSDASQGSARPQLVPESVEQPQPISEEEKIRIVIAERRKMDATRPEPEEGVELAERGS, from the exons CGTACCCGTCCCGCAATGAGCCGACAAACGTGTCTTGTGTAAATTGGAACCAGTACTACACTAACTGCACTCAAAGGGGTTCCAACCCGTTCCAAGGCACGATCTCCTTTGACAACATCGGTCTCGCTTGGGTTGCTATATTTTTG GTTATATCATTGGAAGGCTGGACAGATATAATGTATTACGTGCAAGATGCTCACAGCTTTTGGGACTGGATCTATTTTGTTCTTTTGATTGTG ATCGGATCATTCTTCATGATCAACCTCTGCCTCGTCGTCATCGCGACCCAGTTCAGCGAGACGAAGAAGCGTGAGATGGAGCGCATGCGCGCTGAGCGCGCTCGGTTCACGTCCACCTCGACTCTGGCGTCGTCGACCAACAATAGCGAGCCAGCCACGTGCTATGCCGAGATTGTCAAGTATGTGGCGCATCTGTGGAGGAGGTTTAAACGGAGGATGGCCAAGAAAATCAG GCTATACCGATACCAGCGAGCTCAAGTACAATGGCGAACAAGCAGAGAAACACTTCAACTGCCAGCAAACAAGCCTAAGCAACACCATCCTTGCTGCCCGCGGGTACATCCTCAG ACCGGGAAAGAGGAGGGTGACGAGCCGCTGGGGCGGCCGAGCCTGTTGCGCGTGCCGTCGCTCTCGGCCGCCGACCTGGAG aaCGCGTCAAACCTATCGCTCCTGTCACCGCCATCACTGGCTCGAAGGCGCTCATCAGTAATGTTCAGCGATACAGTTCTGCTACACACACCGAATTCTCCCCACGGCGGCCATCCTCACAACGTCTGCTCTTCGGAGAAAATGACTCAAACAG attCATTGTGTCAACGTGACTGGCTTAAGAGCCACAGCG AGTTCGACCTGCCGACAGGCGAAACTGCAGAGGAGAGAGCGGCGGCCGTTGGAACCATGTCCTGCCAAGAACTCCTGGCACTGTCGGGAGCCTTATCAGCAGCACTGCCTTCAGGACAAGTTACTTTggactccttttttgaagaattgACTAAAGGCATTAGCAAAAGGGCCGGTGAAGACAAAGACTGTAAG GGTCATGACATAGAAGACTATTCATGTTGTGCGGAACTACTGGCAGCCGAGGCAGCCGCAAAAGAAGCGCGAAAGGGACGATTTGCTAGTGCTTGCTCCATGTTTTGGCGAAAAATATCaaagtttttttcttttttaagaaaacatataaaagatGTAGTCAATCACAAATATTTTCAGCAAG GTATACTATTGGCTATACTAATTAACACTTTATCCATGGGAATTGAGTACCACAATCAACCCGAGGAATTGACAGTAATAGTAGAAATCAGCAACGTCGTATTCTCTGCAATTTTTGCTGTTGAAATGATTCTTAAAATCATAGCAGAAGGTCCCTTCAAGTATATTTCCAATGGATTCAATGTTTTTGACGGAATCATTGTAATCTTAAG TGGATTTGAATTAGCGCAAAGCTACGGAAATGAGAAGGAACTGGCCGGCAACTCCGGACTCTCCGTGTTGCGCACATTCAGGCTCCTGCGCATCCTAAAGTTGGTCCGCTTTATGCCCAACCTGCGCAGGCAATTGTTCGTTATGCTCCGTACCATGGACAATGTCGCAGTCTTCTTCTCACTTCTAGTTCTATTCATTTTTATATTcag CATCCTCGGTATGAACCTCTTCGGATGCAAATTCTGCGAGAAAGACAATGAGGGCGATGAGGAGTGCGACAGAAAAAACTTTGATACGCTCTTGTGGGCCTTTATCACAGTGTTTCAG GTGTTGACGCAAGAAGATTGGAATGTTGTACTGTTTAATGGTATGGAAAAGACGAGTCATTGGGCCGCATTATATTTTGTTGCCCTAATGACTTTTGGAAACTATGTGCTATTTAACTTACTGGTGGCTATTCTAGTAGAAGGATTTAGTTCTGAG CGGAACGAACGGAGGGAACGAGAGCAGCGCGAGCTGGCAAAGTCTAAATTGTCTAGCGAGTGTTTCTCTGACAACAATGAAAATCAATATGACGAGTCGAACTCGGGATCACATTCCAGTGACAGTTTCTCTCAG AACGAAATAAAAAACTATTGGAAATCAGCTGACGACGTTCGCAAAGCCAAAGACGATGTAAACGGACACAAGGATAAAACTATTCGATCACGAAGAAAGACGACCAGTTCAGGACATCATCCGACGCTTTGCAAGGATTGCGCACAGTCCAACAAGTGTAATTTACAAAAG GAATCCAAAATGCTCGCAAATAACACTGGAGTAGATGCACCGAACCTACCCATGATCACACACACAGCCGCCACACCACAGGACTCACCGTCCACCACCCTGGAACCCGGAGCATCGTTTAGGGACTTCCCCGTGACTCTCAACTTGGAAAAATCATCAATGCTGTCCAGCATGGAATCTATTGATAGGACTTCG TGCACCAGCATACCCGGATTACTTAAACCTCCCACACTCTCAGGGGTCAACAGCTATACTCTGACCCTGCACTCGGCCGCCTCACAGTTGGGAGCAGAGAAAGCCAGGCTACCCCCCCTGACTTTATCCCCCCACCCCGCGCGACCCCTTTCAGTGTCATCCGGTTCTTCGACCCCCACGACCACGAGATCGATGCCATCCCCAATGATGCCGGAGAAGAATCTCCAGATCGTGATACCGATCACAAAAGACGATAATTGTATCAATGCTAGTGATAAGTCTAGTCTTCTAAGCTCCCAAAA ATCGGTGACTCTCCAAAGTCCACCATTAACCGGAGAGGACAAATGCCGAGTCCAGCGCGGCTACAGCTGGCGGCTGTCCCGGCCGAGCCTCAGGAAAAAAACCAAGCACCGGACCGGATCCGACTCTGAAGCCATCATACTGAATAACGGACGTGACCATGTCGCTTGTAACG GGTCCGGCCTCCGCAAGAATGAGCTCCTCCTCTCCTCGTCCATTATAAAGAACGACACGCAGTCAGAGATGCCCAACAACAGGACCAAGTCGCAGCTGCCGGCTCCCAGGGTGTTACCACAGACCGCCAGGAAAGTGTCCGCTCACACTGCACCTCTGCTTCCCGAT GAATCTTGGAAAGCACCAGAAGCTGGATTCTCATCGGACTCGACTGTCCGCCTCGACACCGTTAAATCACCTCCTCATCGGCTCTCCCTCACCAACGATTACTTAACag TGACGACAGTGTCGGAAGTGAAGACGAGCAACCTGCCTCCAACACCGCCGCAGCTGCAACTAACACCGAAGTctccgcgccacgagacgcctGTGCCAGCACGACCCAAGAACCAGTCGCTGCCGCTTGTCAAGCAAATTAATGAAGAG GTAACGATTAACAACAACGTCAGTATAATAACATCGAGGTTCGACCGGCAACGGTACCGGTTCAAAGACCTGTTCCGATTCATGGAGCCCACGGGGTGCCTCAAGGAAAAAGAAGACTGGGCTCTGTACATATTCCCTCCGGGAAATAA GATACGTCAGCTATGCACGTGGATGGTGACCCGCGGGTGGTTCGACAACATCGTGCTGCTCTTCATAGCCCTCAACTGCATCACGCTGGCCATGGAGCGGCCGAACATCCCTCCCGACTCTAAGGAACGGGCGTTCCTGGCTAGTGCTAATTATGTGTTTACTGTTGTCTTCGCCGTCGAAATGTTCATCAAG GTGGTGGCGTCAGGCATGTTTTACGGGCCGGATGCGTATTTCACGTCTGGCTGGAACATCATGGACGGCTCGCTGGTCATCATCTCCATCATCGACCTGCTCATGTCACTCGTGTCCGAGTCCAGCCCGAGGATCTTCGGTATATTGAGG GTATTCAGACTACTAAGATCCCTGCGGCCGCTGCGAGTGATCAACCGAGCGCCCGGCCTCAAGCTCGTGGTGCAAACCCTGCTGTCCTCGCTCAGGCCCATCGGAAACATTGTGCTCATCTGCTGcacgttttttattattttcggcATCTTGGGAGTACAG TTGTTCAAAGGCGCATTTTTTTACTGCGAAGGGGCGAACATAAAGAACGTGAAGAACAAATCCGACTGTTTAGGCATCGAAGGCAACGTGTGGGTGAACAGGAAGTACAATTTCGACGACCTCGGCAAGGCTTTGATGTCCCTTTTCGTACTGAGCTCCCGGGACGGATGGGTCAACATTATGTATACGGGGCTCGATGCCGTTGGCGTTGATCAACAG CCAATAGTGAACTACTCTGAATGGCGTCTCCTGTACTTCATCGCGTTCATACTGCTTGTGGGGTTCTTCGTGTTGAACATGTTCGTGGGAGTGGTGGTGGAGAACTTCCACCGCTGCCGCGAGGAGCAGGAGAAAGAGGAGCGAGTGAGGAGAGCGGCCAAGAGGCAGCTGCAAATGGAAAAGAAGAGGCGAA AAATGCATCAAAGACCTTACTACGCGGATTACAATCAAACGAGACTATTCATCCACAACGTAGTCACCTCCAAATATTTCGACCTGGCCATCGCCGGAGTCATCGGCTTAAACGTAGTGACCATGGCCATAGAGTACTACAGGATGCCTCCAGTACTCCAATACGCCTTGAAAATATTCAACTACTTCTTTACAGCCGTCTTTATTCTAGAAGCAATCATGAAACTAGTAGCATTAGGGTTCAAGATATACTTAAAAGATAAATGGAATCAATTGGACGTAATAATTGTTATTTTGTCTATAGTTGGTATAGTGTTAGAAGAATTAGAAACAAATATAATACCAATAAACCCTACAATAATGAGAGTGATGAGGGTGTTGAGGATAGCAAGGGTGTTGAAGCTGCTTAAGATGGCGAAAGGAATCCGGGCTCTGTTAGACACGGTGATGCAGGCGTTGCCGCAAGTAGGGAACTTAGGACTGTTGTTTTTCTTATTGTTCTTCATTTTTGCCGCTTTAGGCGTTGAGTTGTTTGGACGACTGGAGTGTTCTGATGAGATTCCTTGTCAAG GTCTTGGCGAGCACGCCCACTTCGCCAACTTTGGCATGGCATTCCTCACGCTCTTCAGAGTCGCCACCGGCGACAACTGGAACGGCATCATGAAGGACACGCTGCGCGAGGACTGCGACAGCAGCGTGGACTGCGTGCGCAACTGCTGCGTCTCCACCATCATAGCACCCATCTTCTTTGTGGTGTTCGTGCTCATGGCTCAGTTCGTGCTGGTCAACGTTGTGGTCGCT GTCCTAATGAAACATTTAGAAGAATCCCACAAACAAATGGAAGACGAAATCGACATGGACGTAGAGCTGGAGCGCGAGTTGGAGCGCGAAATCGACGACGAGGAGGACCGCGCGCTGTGCCGCGCGCTCGAGCAGGTGGCGGCGCCGCGACCGCTCAGCAAGGTACCCTCCCTCCCGGCCAACTTCACCTACAGCGAGCCGAAGCACCCGCCGACACCGTCCCCCGCACGCCTCGCCCGTCGCCGGCGCACGCTTCACTCGCACCACGCTTTGCTCCCGACGTCGCTACCGCCGAGACGAGCTTCCCTCTCACCTCACGCGTTTGGACGTCGTCGACAGGATTCTACCACCGAACCCCCTGCGGCTCTCTACGAGGAAGACGCGCGGTTCATCGACGCAGACGACGCGGACGAACTCGACCCCGGCAGCCCCCCAAGACGCGACTCCTTTGCACAAAATCGTAGGCAGCGCGTGGACAAGCGCAACTCTTTGCGCGGCGAGGAGGCGAGGCTTCTCCGGCCGGTTCTGCTCGCTGTGCCTACAGCTCGACAGAGTGCTAGGCCTAGCGGTCCTAAGAGAAGAACCTCCGAATCTAGTGTAAGTGACGCGAGTCAAGGCTCGGCGCGACCTCAGCTCGTGCCCGAGAGCGTCGAACAGCCACAACCTATCAGCGAAGAAGAGAAGATCAGGATAGTAATAGCGGAGCGGCGGAAAATGGACGCGACGCGGCCGGAGCCCGAGGAGGGCGTCGAGCTGGCGGAGCGCGGCTCCTAG